The genomic segment ATTGCCCGCAAGCTTAACTGAGAGCGGGTTGATGTCAGCGCCGCCATCAGTGCTTTTGAGTTCGATATCGACAGCTATCGGCTGCCCGTTCAGTTGCGCTGACGTTGTTACAGTCGCGCTTGGAGCTTCCATGTCGGCTGTCGCGTTGGCGGAAAAAATGAGATCATCGAGCGGTGTGCCCGCAAGCATGATCTGATTGGACGTCGCATCAGCTTCGACTTCCAGTGCATCAATCGGGCCGGATGTTTTGGCCTTCAGTTCCAGCGCTCCCGAAAGCTGAGGGTCGAGCTTGCCGAGATCGGCAAGACTGGCTGAAAAGTCTGACGCAAGGGCCGCATCCGCGTAATGCGCTTCACCGCCAAACTGCATCGCAGCGTTTTTCAGTGAAATGCTCTTGAGCGTGATGTCGTTGGCGCCCGCCAGCTCCACGACCGCATCGATTTGGGTATCGCCTGCCATAAGGGCGTCTGCTTGGGTGATGCCGGTTTCAAGATCTTGCGTCGCAGCGGCAAGTGTCGCCGAGCCGGAAAGGTCAGAGGGATCGAGATCGATCGAAAATGACGTGGAAGCACTGCCGCCGAGCGTCCGGTTGGCAAGTTTTGAGAATGCGCCGAGATCTTGAACCGAAAGTCGTCCCTGACCGGAAATGTTGCTTGCAGACGCGAGCGTATCTGTCAGTGTCAGGGCGGCAGCTTCGGACGTGAGCGCGAGGTCTGAAAGCGCCGCCGACTGTTCAGCGCCGTTAACGTCACCCGCGGCCTTGAGAGAAATGTTTCCCGACAGCGGTTCGGTCTGCGCTGTCAGGCCGTCAAGCCCTGCGACCGAAAGCGACAGGTCGAAGGGTGTTGTCAGGACGCCGGGTTTAAGATTTGCGCCTTTGCCGGTGGCTGTTAGAAGAATTTTCCCTGTTCGGGCTTCGGTGGTCTGGAGCGCGTCAAGGTCGAGGCTCGCCGACCAATCGGCAGCGCTCTGGTCGCCGCTTAGGGCGAAGTCGGCATAAAGCGGTCCAAACGCAACCCTTCGCTCCCCTAGATCAAGTGCGACCAGCGCGCCTCCGCCTGCATTGACGGACACCGTTCCGGCAGCGCTGATAGGCCCGTTTTCAAGTGTCGCGTTTGCCTTAACCGAAACGGTTTGCGTGTTCAGGACGATATCAGCTGCTTTCGGCGCAAAGTCTTTTGTGAAGCGGGCATTGCCGGATGCTTTTGTCGTTCCCAGAAAAAACGACTTTGCAAGCGGCGGGGCCAGCGGTTCCAGATCACCGTCAAGGTCGAACACCAGCTGACGCTCTCCGGGTTCTTCCTTGAGCTTTGCCGACCCCGTAACGGTCGAGCGGCCATCCAGCGCAACGTCAAGTTTGGCGCCCCAGTCCGTCAGCGGACCATTTCCGGCAAGGTCAAGCCTGATGGCAGGAAGATCCGGTATTTCCAGAACACGTGCGGCCAACCCGCCGCGTGGCTCTGACAAAACCAGGTCGAATGTGAGCGTTTCGGCCGAAGGCTCGAATTCACCATTGGCTGTCAGTCGCGCATCAACACCGTCCACGCGATGAACATCCAAAGCTGCGGTGACAAGTGCCGGATCCAACGCGAATGCACCTGATCCTGAAACTGAAAGGGAGATGGGTTCTCCGAGCAGCTCGTGACCAAGATTGACTTCCGAAAGCGCAAGGTTCTGCAAGGAAATATTCACGGGGAGAGAGACTGTGCCGGTTTCTGTTGGCTCTTCTTCTGAAGTCTCGGACTGTGTGGCAGGCTCGCTCGCTGGAAGGCGGTTCAGGTCGATCTGCTTTGCTTCGACCGAGACAATGTCGAGATCTCCTGAAAACAGATGCAGCGGTTTCCAGTCCAGTTCTACCTTTGAAGCCTCAAACCACACCCCTTCCGTATCGGCGAGCGTGACCATGTCCAGAGCCGCATTCAGTCCGAAACTCAGGTATAGGCCCTCAACCTTGACTGTCTGATTGTCACTTGAGGCAAGTGAGCTCACAACGTTGGAAACGAGGTTTCGGCCCGCAGGAACCTGAAGCGTTGCAATCACAAGAACTGGTATTGCGATCGCAATCACAACCAGAAATCCAAGAATCCGCAATGTAAGGCTCAAAAAACGCATCTGGATAAACGTCTGTCTGTCACCGGGTAGCATGCAACAAAAAACTGATGAGTTTCAGCGTTTTTAACAGGGCATTTGGGCACCAGTTGGACGCCCTGAGTGAAGTGCCTCTGATTATGACCGCACGACTGAAAGGCGTCTAAAACGCCTGGCTCAAGCCTACATAAAGCGCAAAATCCGGATCGTCCCTGCCGGGGTCGAGCGGGATTGCAGCGTCGATGCGCAGCGGTCCGATCGGCGTAAAATAGCGAAGGCCCGCGCCAACGCCGACCTTCAGTTCTTCGGAGAAATCCGGAACACTGTCTTCGTAGGCATTACCGGCGTCGACAAATCCGACAATACCAATTGTCTCCGTCACCCGCACGCGGACTTCGCCGGACAACTCAACGAGTGAACGGCCCCCGACAACCTCACCATCCACCCTGGGACCGACATTGCGGTAAGCATAGCCCCGGATTGATCCGCCGCCTCCTGCGATGAAGCGGCGGCTTGCCGGGACGGCTTCGACTGAAGGGGCAAAGATTGATCCGACCGAAACCCTTCCGGCGAGAATGAAACGCTTCGCCTGATCAAGCGCGTAGTAGCTGGAAACAGTACCTTTGACGAAGCCCATCGCATTTGAATTGAGCGTGTCATAAGCAGGCTCTGCGAATACTGCGGCAAACACGCCTTTCGACGGATTGAGCTTGTCGTCTCTGTTGTCGAACACAAGATCTGCCGGGAGACCGACAAGCAGGTATTGGTCGTCACCGAAGGCATCTTCTTCATCAGCAAAGAAAACCTCGGCGCCGGCCCTGCCTTTCAGTTTCTCCGAGAACTCACGGTTCAGGAAAGCGTTGTAGGTGACGGTTCGGCTTTTATAGGCGTCCGGGTTTTCCTGTCTGGCTTCCAGACTGGTTGAAAAACTCGTCAACGGACCGAAAACGCCAGGCTTTTCAAAGGCGATCCTCGCGGAGTATTCCTGATTCTCAAAGCTCTCGGTTCCGATCCTGCCAATGGACCCCTCGACCGAAAGCAACTCGCCGCGCCCGAAAAGGTTCCGGCGTCTCCAATAGGCTTCAACGCCGAAGCCTTCCGTGCTGGACCAGGACGCACCAGCACCGATCACGTGACGCTTTCTTTCGCTCACCTCGATAGTGATCGGCAAGCTCCCGTCGGGGCCTGCAATGTCGCCCTCGACAAACCGTATGGATGAAAAGATCCCCAGATCGTTCAGACGCTTTCTGGCACGCGCGATATCTTCAGGCGAATAGATGCCGCCTTCGGGCAACATGGCCTGTTGTTTAACGAAGTCGGGATCCGTTACTTCAGTGCCATTGACGGAAACGTTTCCAAATCGCGCCCTTGGCCCTGCGTCGGCAACAAGACCGACATCCAGCGTGTTCGTGCTGTGGTCAGCCGTGATGCGCCGCTCGGCGATCCTCGCCTTCGGGTAGCCGCGTCCGCGAAGGACGGAAACAATGCGGCCTTCGGCGGCAAGAATTTTGCCTGATCCGGCAACGTCACCCGGCGCAAGTCCCCAGAAGGACGGATCTGTCGAAAGGTCACCGCCGGTGGACGAGACCGAGACATCTCCGAAAGTGAAAACCGGTCCGGGATTGATCAGGATGGCGACCTTGACCGGCCGGGAGTCCGGCAAGTCGCTGAGTTCCAGGGCAGTCTCCAGAGGAATTCCAGCGAGCGTTATGGATACCGTGCCTCCATAGCGGCCATCTGCGTAAAGCTTTGCAACAAGCCTTTCTCGATCCGACAGGGCCCGCGAAATCAATCCGGCTTCGCCTGAGGGCGGTTTGTCCTGTTGCTGGATCAGCAGGGACGCGCTCTTAAGGTCCTTCGTAAGCTCTTCGTCACCCGTTGAGACTGCAATTTCCGCTTCGTAGGGCAGAGGATCCGGAACCGCTTCGCCTTGTTCTTCCTCGGATCCGCCGAAGGGCTTCCAGCCGAAAATCTCAAAGGCGTTTGCTGGAATCACTGCGGTTAAAATGGGGACAAGGACTAGGCAAGCAACAATAGCGGGCCTTAAAACACCCAAAGGGCCGGCCACTTTCAAAGCAGCCAGCCTTTCACTTGCGGTACGACCCGCGCTCCGGCAAACGCCGGAGAAGCAAGACGGTAGACCCTTCACTTACTGCCGCCTGACGGGTTGGCCCGGCCCGCGCGTCAAGACGTTGAATTGCGCATCAGCCCGACTGCTCGAAAGCCCCTACGTAAGACAAACTAGTTTGTCATGGTTAAATCTTGTTGAATCTCGATAGACCATGCTCCCCAGTTGAAAGCAAGAGCCAAGAGAGGTCAATGGTTTGCCGGAAACTGTTGAGAGGGAAGAACTGGCGTTTAAACGTAAAATTACTGGCCTCAAAACAAACGCGCCGGCAAATGCCGGCGCGTAACGTTCATGAGACCCATGAATGCGGCTCAAAAGAGCGGTTCTTCTTCCGGAAGACCCATAAGACGCCGTGCCGCAGTAAGCGTATTGACCATCAGCATGGCAATTGTCATAGGCCCGACCCCACCCGGTACCGGTGTGATCGCCCCGGCGTGGCCAACGGCTTCGTCAAAGGCCACATCACCGACGAGGCGTGATTTGCCTTCCCCGCGTTCAGGTGCCGGAATCCGGTTGATGCCGACATCGATCACCGTTGCACCGTCCTTGATCCAGTCGCCCTTGACCATCTCCGGACGTCCGACCGCCGCGACGACGATATCGGCAGCACGAACCACGTCGGGAAGATCCCGGGTGCGGCTATGCGCGATCGTGACGGTGCAGCTTTCCTGGAGCAGCAGGCTGGCCATCGGTTTACCGACAATGTTGGACCGCCCGACGACCACTGCTGATTTTCCGGAGAGCGTGTCGCCAAGCGTACGCTTCAGAAGCACGAGGCTGCCGGCCGGCGTACAGGGAACGAGCGCGCTGTCGCGTTCGCCCGCCGTGAGCAGACCCACATTTACCGGATGAAACCCGTCGACATCTTTTTCCGGTCGGATCAGACGAAGAACCTTGCTTTCGTCGATATGGCCTGGAAGGGGAAGCTGGACAAGGATCCCGTGAATTTCGGGATCGTTGTTCAATTGTTCGACGAGCGCAAGTACGTCCGCCTCGCTGGCATCAGCTGAAAGCGTGTGCTTGACGGAATGAAACCCGCAGGCCTCCGCCGCACGGTCCTTGTTTCGCACATAGACCTGACTTGCAGGGTCTTCGCCGACAAGCACAACGGCAAGCCCTGGGCGCTTGCCACTCTCGTCAAGCAGGGCCGCTGCACGGCGAGTGATCTCGTCACGAACAGATTCTGCAATGGCTTTGCCATCAATAATTTGAGCCTGGGGCATTCAGCCTCCTTGTCGCTGATTGGGGTGTTTCCATCGAATCCGGCGACAAGCTATAGAGTGATGCGCAGAATTCTATAAGGCAGATTGCGTCGTTTCCTTCTCTGGTTTCGCCATTGAAGGATTGCACGAGAACTCGATGCTCAACCGGATCTGACGAACCTGTCCAACTCCGAAATCGCGCAAACGATGTGATAAAGAGAGCTGGCCGGTGCAGGTTCGTCGGCAAACGAACCGTCCGGATCCAGTTTGTCGAGATAAAGACCGTCTGGCGCATCCTTGAAGTAAACGCGCAGTGCCGCCACGGCTGCCGGTATATCTGTGAAATAGGCTTCCCGTTCCGCACCGGTTGATATCTCAGAAAGGGCAATCGCCGCCTTGATCCACTCGGTCTGTCCCCAAAGACGCGCAACAGGATTTTGAACCGTGAAATCGTCGTTAAGCGCCATGAAAGTGACGCCTCGATTCTCGTCGATGCCATAGGTCCAGCCGATATCATAAAGCCGCCGGGCGGCAATCAGGGCACCGGCATCTCCGCGTAACCGGCCCCAGCGGCAAAGCAGCCATGCCCACTCGAATTGATGTCCGGGCTCCATGATACGGCCCTTGTCCCCGGGAAGAGGCGTCCAGTCGAGGTCGAAGAACTCTCTCAGCCCACCAGATACCGGGTCGATGAACCTGTTCAGTGCGAGTTCGGCGATCTCGTCTGCCAGATCCGACCACGCAGGGTCGTCGGACACGTCTTCCCACGCAAGACAGGCCTCGAAGAGGTGCATATGCGGGTTTGAGCAGAGGGGACGCTTATCCGGATTGGCTTCCCGGAAACCTGCTTCAGGATGTTTGTAGTTCTCCAGAAGGTAGTTCAGCAGATTGGCGGCGCTCTCGGCGGCTTCGGTTCTCCTGTCCGGGACTTCGGCAGAAACTTGAGCAAATGCAAAAAGCGCGAATGCCTGATTGTAGAGATCGAATGCCTCGTCCACGACCTCGTTTTTCAGATCGACAGCCGCCGCTGCATAGCCCTGCTTCGTCAGATAGGCTCTCAGGAACCAGTCGAAAAGTCCGGTCGCAATCTCTCGTGCAGGCCCCTGCCAGCCAAGCTTTGCACCTTCCAGAAACGAATAGATCTGCCGGGGGACCACCCGTGCGCGACGCGCGGAGTTTACAGCGGTTATGTCGACAAGATCGATCGCTTCGAAACATTCGCCCTTGGCCATATCCACACCATGCGTCTGCCAAAGTGGCAGCGCGTCGTCAGTCAGCCATTGGGACAATTCGCTTGACAGCGAGCGCAAAACTTCCGGGTAGGTGATTTGATGCGGATCTACCATCGAGTTCCTCATTGCCAGGGGGGAGGACGGTACGGGTCGAATCGGTGCCGCCGACACCAAGCCGTTCTAACGGCAATTGCCGCTAAGAGGGACTCTTATCGTCAAAGAAGGGAAACGATGACCGGAAAAATCCTTGCTGCAGTGCAGTGGGGCGAGACGGGTAAAGAAACCGAAACGGAAATCGGCTGAGCGGTGCTTCGGGAATACCGAAGCACCTTGATCTTGTCGCCTAGACGTTGCTGTCCGGGAACGATGCCTTGCGTTCGGCAATATAGGCCAAGAGGGCCTCGTCAATTGCCGGGTCAAGTTCCGGTCCGGTGTAGGACCTGAGCATTTCCTTCCACTTGGAATTCGCCCGCCAGGCCGCATCCAGTTCGCCGTCGGCAAGCCATTGCTCGTAGGAATTGTTGTCGGCGATCGCGGAGCGATAGAACGCGCTTTCAAAGTTGCGCTGCGTGTGTGCTGCGCCAAGAAAGTGGCCGCCCGGCCCGACTTCCTGCAACGCATCCATCGCAAGTGTTTCGTCCGTCACGTCGATACCTTTTGCCAGCACATGCATCATGCCGAGCTGGTCTGCATCCATGACGAATTTCTCGTAAGACGAGCACAGACCGCCCTCCAGCCAGCCTGCAGAGTGGAGCGCGAAATTCACTCCTGACTGGAGTGTCGCCAGGATCGTTTGCGCCGATTCCTGCGCCGATTGCGCGTCCGGCAGTTTGGACGCGGTGAACGAGCCGCCCGACCGGAACGGCAAGTTGAGACGGCGGGCGAGTTTGGCGGCGCCGTTCAGAAGCAGGGACCCTTCAGGGCTGCCGAATGTAGGGGCACCGGATTGCATGGAGATGGAGCTCACGAAAGCGCCGAAAACGACCGGTGCACCAGGGCGGATCAACTGTGTCAGCGCGCAACCGGCCATGGCTTCGCAAAGGACCTGTGACAGCGTACCGGCGACGGTGACGGGGCTCATGGCACCAGCAAGAATGAACGGCGACACGATGCAAGCCTGATTGTTTCGCGCGTAAACCTTTAGCGCACCAAGCATTGTCGCATCGAAGACCAGTGGGGAATTGGCGTTGATCAGCTGGATCATGACGCAGTTCCGGTCGACGAAATCCTCACCAAAGGCGATCTGCGCCATCTTGACCGAATCTTCCGCGCGCTCTGGTGCGGTCACCGAGCCCATGAACGGCTTGTCGCTGTATTTGATATGGGAATAGACCATATCGAAGTGACGCTTGTTTACCGGCAGATCGACCGGCTCGCAGACAGTGCCCCCCGAGTGATGCATCCACGGAGACATGTAGGCCAATTTGACGAAGTTTCGGAAGTCCTCAATCGTGCCGTAGCGGCGCCCCTGGTCAAGGTCGGTGACGAAAGGGGGGCCGTAAACCGGAGCGAACACCAGATTGTTGCCACCGATCTCGACATTTCGCGCCGAGTTGCGCGCATGTTGGGTGAATTGCGACGGCGCCGTTTTCAGAATCTCGCGCAGCATTCCTTTTGGAAAACGCACGCGCTCGCCATCAACTTCTGCACCGGCCTTTTTCCAGATGCTGAGGACTTCCGGATCTTCCCTGAACTCAAGCCCGATTTCCGCCAGAATCCGGTCGGCGTTGGCTTCAATCTTCTCGACGCCTTCCTCGCTGAGAACGTCATAAACGGGCAATTTTCTGGAAATGTAGGGGACGGCCTGGCCCGCGGGACCCGCTTGCCTGCGTTCGCGGCGGGCGGATCGACCTCGACGGCCTGACGTGGCAGCGTCTGACATTTATTCAGCTCCAAAGGTGGTTTTTAAGTTTGGCGTAGTCTTTCTCAGGCTCTCAATCAACCCGGCTCCAGATACGTCGCACTTTGCTATAAATACGTCATGTCACTTACTTGATGGAGTTTATCCCGCAAGTCCTTTCGCTTCAAAAATGAATTCCCGAACCCGTTTATACCGCTTTTCGGTCATCCAGTCTGGATCAAGCGGAGCGACCACGACGGAACGCCCCTGATTTTGAGGTCACACGCTCACAACAAGCATCAATTTCGACAAACGCTTGATTGGAATTACGCCTGCCGTGTCGTTGGGATAATGCCGCCGTGACGCAATCAAGCTATTTCAGGTGTCGATCTGTCGCGATACTGCCAGCCGAAGATCGGAAATCGGCACGTGCCTGTTGGCACAAAAGGCCGTATGTCTGTCACTACAATCCGTTGCGTGGGCTTCAGGCTTGCGCACGCGGCAAGCTGCTTGCCGCTTGCACGTTTTTGAAAAGGAATGGGACATGTCAGCGTTTCCTGACAGGGCAAAGGTCGTCATCGTCGGTTTGGGTGGGATCGTTGGTGCATCGGTCGCGCATCACCTCCTGGAGCGCGGTTGGGACGATGTTGTGGGCATCGACAAGTCCGGCATACCGACCGACATAGGATCAACAGCCCATGCGTCTGACTTCTGTTACACGACGAGCCACGATTACCTGTCCGTCTGGACGACACAATATTCCATCGAATTCTTTGACAAAATGGGCCATTACGCCCGTGTCGGCGGTTTGGAAGTTGCGCGCACGGGTGACGACACCTGGATGGAGGAAATCAAGCGCAAGGTGACCTCCGGCAAGGCGTTTGGAACGAACGTGCGCCTTGTGAACCCGTCTGAGATCAAGGAACTGTTTCCGCTTATAGAAGAAGACATGGTTCAGGGCGGAATGTTCGATCCCGATGCGGGCCTGGTTATCCCGCGATCACAAACCGTCGCCGGAAAACTCGTCGACATGGCGGAACAGACCGGCAAGCTAAAGGCGTTTGCCAACACGCCGGCGAAATCGCTCATCGTTGAGGATGGCCGGATCAAGGGCGTCGTTACCCATCGCGGTACCATCATGGCCGATCATGTCATCGTATGTGCGGGTTTGTGGGGCCGCCAGATTGCCGAGATGGTTGGCGAGGATCTCCCGGTCATGCCGGTCGACCACCCACTGACTTTTTTCGGTCCCTACAACGAATTCGAAGGGACCGGCAAAGACATCGGGTATCCGCTCCTGCGCGATCAGGGGAATTCCGCCTATATGCGTGATACCGGCGATCCGAAGACCTCAGAGGGCGGTCAGATCGAGTGGGGTTACTACGAGACGAACGAGCCGCGCATGTGCCATCCGCGTGACCTTCTGGAGAAGGACCAGGCCCGCTTGTCACCCTCACAGCGCGACCTTGAGATGGAGCAGGTGATTGAGCCGCTCGAGCGTGCCATGGAATTGACGCCGATCCTTGGCGAGCTGGGATACAATGAGGGGCATTCCTACAACGGCCTGTTGCAGGTGTCTGCCGCCGGTGGTCCGTCTTGCGGTGAAAGCCAGAAAGTGCGCGGACTGTGGTACTGCGTTGCCATCTGGGTCAAGGATGGCCCGGGCTACGGCAAACTCATCGCCGACTGGCTTACCGACGGGCGCACCGAGATCGACCACGCAACGATCGACTACTCGCGCTTCTATGCGCACCAAATGACCGAAGAGTTCATCGCCGGTCGCTGCTACGAGGCCGCGCAGAAGATTTACTTCCCGGCGATCCATCCGCGCGAACCCTATGCGAGCGGCAGGGGCGTCAAACGCTCTCCGTTCTATGAGCGGGAAGTGGAACTTGGCGGCCATTTCATGGAGCTTGGAGGCTGGGAGCGAGCGCACGGCTACGCCGCAAACGAGCACCTTCTGGAAAAATACGGCAACAGGGTCCCGGTGCGCGAGGCCGAATGGGACAATCGCCATTTCTGGCGCGTTTCAAACGCCGAACAGCTGGCCATGAGCGATGACTGCGGCATCATCAACCTGTCGCATTTCTACATGTTCGACGTTGAGGGACCGGATCACGTTGACCTGATGGAGTGGCTGTGCGCCGCGAGAATCGGAGGTGACAAGAATATCGGTAAGGGGATCTACACCCACTTCCTGGACGACGAAGGCAATGTGCGCGCCGATCTCACCGTTTTCCGCATGGAAGACCGCTGCCGTATCGTCGATGGCGCCGATGCCGGGCCGCGTGACTATCACTACGTTAAACGCGTCGCCGAGGATAAGGGTTACGACGTCACCGTGACGGACGTGAGCGAGCAGTTTACCACGATTGGCATCTGGGGCCCCAACGCGCGCGACAACTTGAAGAAGGTCGTTTCCGATCCTGCATCGCTTGATCCGGAGAACTTCCCCTTTGCCGCAATCCGGCAGATTGAAATCGCCGGCAAGCCGGTCTCAGCGCTGCGTCTTTCCTATGTTGGCGAGCAGGGGTGGGAACTGCACATGAAATACGAGGATGGTCTCGCTGTGTGGGACGCCTTGCGCGCAGAAGGCATCATGGCGGTCGGTGTCGAGACCTATGCCAACTCGCGCCGCATGGAAAAGAGCCTGCGCCTGCAGAACGCGGACCTCCTGACCCAATATAATCTCTATGAGTCGGATCTAGCCCGTCCGAAGGTCAAGGAGGCCGATTTCCGGGGCAAGGCAAAGCATCTGGAGTACCGCGCACGGGACAAGCAGCTTGCTGCACTCTGCACGCTGGTCATGACGGAAAACACCGATGCCAACGGGGTCAAGCGGTATCCGGTTGGCGCGATGCCCGTCATGGACCCTGATACCGGCAAGACGCTTGTCGACGGTCTCGGACGCATTTCCTACACGACTTCGGTCGCTTACGGTCCGACGATCGGCAAGAATATCGCGTTGGCCTATCTGCCCGAGGACTATTGCCAGGTCGGACGGAAACTGAACGTCGAATACATGTCGGAGACCTATCCGGTCGAAGTCGCGGGCGTCGGTTACCAGCCACTTTATGACCCGGAGAACCTGAAACCGAGAAGCTGACAAGACACGATCCTCATCATGCTTGCGTGTTCTCCAAACTCGGCTTAAAGGGATCACCGGATTCAAAGATAACAAGCCCGCGTGGACGTCCACGCGGGTTCTGCCATTTCAGGCACAAGCCTTAGACTGAAAGACTGCCACATGTCTAAACTGGAAGACCTCTTGGCCAGCAAGGGTGCGCTCCTTGCCGATGGTGCAACGGGCACGAACCTCTTCGATATGGGTCTTGTTTCCGGAGACGCGCCTGAGCTCTGGAATACGGACGAGCCCGACAAGATCCGGGCACTGCATCAGTCATTCGTTGACGCTGGCGCTGACATCATCCTGACGAATACATTCGGCTGCAACAGGCACCGTCTCAAGCTTCACAATGCCGAGGGCAGGGTGAAGGAACTCAACATCGCCGGCGTACAGCTTGCGCGAGAAGTTGCAGCGACTGTTGAGCGTGAGGTTTTGATTGGAGGGTCGATCGGCCCGACCGGTGAACTCTTCCAGCCTCTTGGCGCGCTCAGCTACGAAGACGGCGTTGAAGCATTCCGGGAACAGATCGACGGTCTCCTGGAAGGCGGTGCCGACGTCCTCTGGGCGGAGACGATGTCAGCCGTTGAGGAGATGAAAGCGGTTGCCGAGGCGGCCAAGGATTTCGACCTCCCGCTCGTGATCACGGCGAGCTTCGATACTGCAGGCAAGACCATGATGGGTCTGGCGCCCAAGGGGCTTGGGGATCTGCAGTCGCAATTTGCCTGCACACCGGTTGCTATCGGCTCCAATTGCGGCGTCGGCGCGTCGGATCTTCTGGCAGCGATCATGGAGATAACCGAAGCCTATCCGAATGCCGTTGTTGTTGCGAAGGCCAACTGCGGCATCCCACAGATCCAGGGCGACGAGGTCGTCTATACCGGCACACCGGAACTGATGGCGAAATACACCCACAAGGCGCTGAACGCAGGTGCCCGGATCATTGGCGGATGCTGCGGCACATCGGCAGCTCATCTGGCGGCGATGCGCAACGCGATCGACACGCACACCGCCGGAGACCGCCCGACACTGGAAGAGGTGCTGAACGATATCGGGCCTCTGGTATCTCCGCCGAACAAGGCCGCCGATGCCGCCCGCGCCGAAAGTGAAGCTTCGCCGACGTCCGGTCGGCGTCGCGGCCGCAGACGCGCTTGACGCTGCGCATAAGTCCCAAAAGGCGCCCGCTCGCGGGCGCTTTTTTGTTTCCAGAACAGGATCCGGTTCCGGCTCAACAATTTCCGGCTTTCGTGTCGTCAAAAGAACTGCTCGTTTCTTTCAGCGACGCCGAGACGATCCCCATGGGCTCATAGGGCGGGTCTGTCTGCATGCCGAGATTGGTCATGTGGATTTTGTAACACCCGGTATAGACCTTGGATTTTCCGTCGGTCTGAACCGCCTCGATAACCACAGGCAGCGCCCAATAGATTTGACCGGCGCCCGGATCGGGTGCTGTCGAACCGAATTTCACCGAAACGGACTTGGTATCGGCATACCCTTTGGCCCATTCATCAAAGTCCTGGGGCGCTGAGCCTTGTTTGAAGTAACCGTAAGCCTGGACGTAGTACCGGTTGTTGATTGCGTAATAGTAGCTCTCGATCAGCTTCTGCGGTGTGGACCGGTCATCCATATAGGTCCACTGTTGCGATGCAGATGAACCTGAAACGGCACAAAGTAATACGAGAGCAAGCGCCGGGGTCGTGAGTTTGGAATAGGGCCACCGTGGCATCAGTCTCTCCGTTTAGAACATGCTGCGGTCGGTCACTTGGCCGGTAGGTTTGCAAACCGGTCGTTTCGACTGGGAGTTTGGGCTCGTGACTTTGATAGGACAGTGAAGGTCGCACTCGCGTGAGTCAAAGGATCTTCCAGTCCATAGACTGTCAACTGGAAAAGATGGGTTCTGGCAGCCTGAGGCGATCACCAAACCCGGCGGCCACACTGTTGATGCGGAAACGTCAATGAACGAAGCCTCAGGCGCGTTGACACCAAAGACCGTTCAAGGGATTGCGTTCCTGGTTCTCGGTCTCGCTGTATTTTCCTTGCAGGATGTGATCATGAAACTGTTCAGCAGCTCGATCGCTCTGCAGGAGGTTATCTTCTTGCGCGGTGTGCTGATGCTGGCGATCATCGGCGTGCTGATTTACCAAAACGGTGGTCGCCGA from the Roseibium sp. HPY-6 genome contains:
- a CDS encoding autotransporter assembly complex family protein, whose product is MIPANAFEIFGWKPFGGSEEEQGEAVPDPLPYEAEIAVSTGDEELTKDLKSASLLIQQQDKPPSGEAGLISRALSDRERLVAKLYADGRYGGTVSITLAGIPLETALELSDLPDSRPVKVAILINPGPVFTFGDVSVSSTGGDLSTDPSFWGLAPGDVAGSGKILAAEGRIVSVLRGRGYPKARIAERRITADHSTNTLDVGLVADAGPRARFGNVSVNGTEVTDPDFVKQQAMLPEGGIYSPEDIARARKRLNDLGIFSSIRFVEGDIAGPDGSLPITIEVSERKRHVIGAGASWSSTEGFGVEAYWRRRNLFGRGELLSVEGSIGRIGTESFENQEYSARIAFEKPGVFGPLTSFSTSLEARQENPDAYKSRTVTYNAFLNREFSEKLKGRAGAEVFFADEEDAFGDDQYLLVGLPADLVFDNRDDKLNPSKGVFAAVFAEPAYDTLNSNAMGFVKGTVSSYYALDQAKRFILAGRVSVGSIFAPSVEAVPASRRFIAGGGGSIRGYAYRNVGPRVDGEVVGGRSLVELSGEVRVRVTETIGIVGFVDAGNAYEDSVPDFSEELKVGVGAGLRYFTPIGPLRIDAAIPLDPGRDDPDFALYVGLSQAF
- the folD gene encoding bifunctional methylenetetrahydrofolate dehydrogenase/methenyltetrahydrofolate cyclohydrolase FolD, which codes for MPQAQIIDGKAIAESVRDEITRRAAALLDESGKRPGLAVVLVGEDPASQVYVRNKDRAAEACGFHSVKHTLSADASEADVLALVEQLNNDPEIHGILVQLPLPGHIDESKVLRLIRPEKDVDGFHPVNVGLLTAGERDSALVPCTPAGSLVLLKRTLGDTLSGKSAVVVGRSNIVGKPMASLLLQESCTVTIAHSRTRDLPDVVRAADIVVAAVGRPEMVKGDWIKDGATVIDVGINRIPAPERGEGKSRLVGDVAFDEAVGHAGAITPVPGGVGPMTIAMLMVNTLTAARRLMGLPEEEPLF
- a CDS encoding AGE family epimerase/isomerase, coding for MVDPHQITYPEVLRSLSSELSQWLTDDALPLWQTHGVDMAKGECFEAIDLVDITAVNSARRARVVPRQIYSFLEGAKLGWQGPAREIATGLFDWFLRAYLTKQGYAAAAVDLKNEVVDEAFDLYNQAFALFAFAQVSAEVPDRRTEAAESAANLLNYLLENYKHPEAGFREANPDKRPLCSNPHMHLFEACLAWEDVSDDPAWSDLADEIAELALNRFIDPVSGGLREFFDLDWTPLPGDKGRIMEPGHQFEWAWLLCRWGRLRGDAGALIAARRLYDIGWTYGIDENRGVTFMALNDDFTVQNPVARLWGQTEWIKAAIALSEISTGAEREAYFTDIPAAVAALRVYFKDAPDGLYLDKLDPDGSFADEPAPASSLYHIVCAISELDRFVRSG
- a CDS encoding trimethylamine methyltransferase family protein gives rise to the protein MSDAATSGRRGRSARRERRQAGPAGQAVPYISRKLPVYDVLSEEGVEKIEANADRILAEIGLEFREDPEVLSIWKKAGAEVDGERVRFPKGMLREILKTAPSQFTQHARNSARNVEIGGNNLVFAPVYGPPFVTDLDQGRRYGTIEDFRNFVKLAYMSPWMHHSGGTVCEPVDLPVNKRHFDMVYSHIKYSDKPFMGSVTAPERAEDSVKMAQIAFGEDFVDRNCVMIQLINANSPLVFDATMLGALKVYARNNQACIVSPFILAGAMSPVTVAGTLSQVLCEAMAGCALTQLIRPGAPVVFGAFVSSISMQSGAPTFGSPEGSLLLNGAAKLARRLNLPFRSGGSFTASKLPDAQSAQESAQTILATLQSGVNFALHSAGWLEGGLCSSYEKFVMDADQLGMMHVLAKGIDVTDETLAMDALQEVGPGGHFLGAAHTQRNFESAFYRSAIADNNSYEQWLADGELDAAWRANSKWKEMLRSYTGPELDPAIDEALLAYIAERKASFPDSNV